In the genome of Haloarcula sp. CBA1129, one region contains:
- the paaE gene encoding 1,2-phenylacetyl-CoA epoxidase subunit PaaE, protein MSEPDPSVTTSGEQTGAECPYCGSTDTERKHPRGPSRCQSIHYCNECLQQFTKFE, encoded by the coding sequence ATGAGTGAACCCGACCCCAGCGTGACGACCAGCGGCGAACAAACGGGCGCGGAGTGCCCGTACTGTGGCTCGACCGACACCGAGCGGAAACACCCACGCGGGCCGTCACGGTGTCAGTCGATTCATTACTGCAACGAGTGTCTGCAGCAGTTCACGAAGTTCGAGTAA
- the paaD gene encoding 1,2-phenylacetyl-CoA epoxidase subunit PaaD, producing MSSDYDRPRGDADATACSYTDYETTDHAADDVPATGEDADGIERDVWAALYQVEDPEMPVSIVDLGLIYGLDVSDGEVTVDMTLTYSGCPAREIILEEVEAAAESVDGIETASVRLVWAPDWSIDLVTEQGKEALRDFGMSFDG from the coding sequence ATGAGTAGCGACTACGACCGGCCCCGCGGGGACGCTGATGCTACCGCGTGTTCGTACACTGACTACGAGACCACGGACCACGCGGCGGACGACGTGCCAGCTACGGGCGAAGACGCCGACGGCATCGAACGCGACGTGTGGGCGGCTCTGTATCAGGTCGAGGACCCGGAGATGCCGGTCAGTATCGTCGATTTGGGCCTCATATACGGACTCGACGTGTCCGACGGTGAGGTTACAGTCGACATGACGCTCACCTACAGCGGCTGTCCGGCGCGCGAGATTATCCTCGAAGAGGTCGAGGCGGCTGCCGAGAGCGTCGACGGAATCGAGACCGCTTCGGTCCGACTGGTCTGGGCCCCGGACTGGTCGATTGATCTGGTCACTGAACAGGGCAAAGAAGCGTTGCGGGACTTCGGGATGAGCTTCGACGGATGA
- a CDS encoding aldehyde dehydrogenase, giving the protein MEYTGPTDLYIGGEWREATNGDSIETEDPATERTYATVQKAETPDIDDAVQAAQAAIEDGSEWATMDPGTRRAKIHAMADAIEEMKDELSMVESHDNGKTPFEAGLEIDMVTDTFRHYAGWTDKIRGDEIPVEDGRLNYTVREPVGVTAHIAPWNYPFQLAGRGLAPALAAGNSVILKPSAMTPLSALYYAKAAEKAGLPDGVVNVVPGKGSEAGDALTGHEGVDHVTFTGSTGVGKTVQRTAADAVADVTLELGGKGPAVVFPDADLDAAARGIQYGIFMNAGQMCWANSRIVVHEDVYDELVDRMAEIAENIPLGGGIDDDGQMGPVVSADQQQEILDYIETGKEEGATVVAGGGVPADRDTGHFVEPTVFADADNEMTIAQEEIFGPVLTAIEVSDEQEAIDVANDSPFGLTACVWTNDLTRAHTVTDRLDYGMVMVNETPNTWPQTPFGGTKQSGHGRAQGEQAIESYTEVKNVHINLG; this is encoded by the coding sequence GATGCGGTACAGGCGGCACAGGCGGCCATCGAAGACGGGTCCGAGTGGGCGACGATGGACCCGGGAACGCGCCGGGCCAAAATCCATGCGATGGCCGATGCCATCGAAGAGATGAAAGACGAACTCTCCATGGTTGAGTCCCACGATAACGGGAAAACGCCCTTCGAGGCCGGGCTGGAAATCGACATGGTCACGGATACGTTTCGCCATTACGCCGGGTGGACGGACAAGATACGCGGTGACGAGATTCCAGTCGAGGACGGCCGACTCAACTACACCGTTCGTGAGCCAGTCGGTGTGACCGCACACATCGCGCCGTGGAACTACCCGTTCCAGCTCGCCGGCCGCGGTCTGGCACCGGCACTGGCGGCGGGGAACAGCGTTATCCTCAAACCGTCCGCCATGACGCCGCTGTCGGCACTGTACTACGCGAAAGCCGCGGAAAAAGCGGGTCTTCCGGACGGCGTCGTCAACGTCGTTCCCGGGAAGGGGTCCGAGGCTGGTGACGCACTCACCGGGCACGAGGGCGTCGACCACGTCACCTTCACCGGGAGTACGGGTGTCGGAAAGACCGTCCAGCGCACCGCTGCCGACGCAGTCGCCGACGTGACGCTCGAACTCGGCGGAAAAGGCCCAGCCGTCGTGTTTCCCGACGCTGACCTCGATGCCGCCGCCCGCGGCATCCAGTACGGGATTTTCATGAACGCCGGGCAGATGTGCTGGGCGAACTCACGTATTGTCGTCCATGAGGATGTCTACGATGAACTGGTCGACCGGATGGCTGAAATCGCCGAAAACATCCCACTCGGCGGCGGCATCGACGACGACGGCCAGATGGGACCAGTCGTCAGTGCGGACCAGCAACAGGAGATCCTCGACTACATCGAGACTGGCAAGGAGGAAGGGGCGACTGTCGTGGCCGGCGGCGGCGTTCCTGCGGACAGAGATACCGGTCACTTCGTCGAGCCGACCGTCTTTGCCGACGCGGACAACGAGATGACGATTGCACAGGAGGAAATCTTCGGCCCCGTTCTCACCGCAATCGAAGTTAGCGACGAGCAAGAAGCGATTGACGTTGCGAACGACTCACCGTTTGGCCTCACCGCCTGTGTCTGGACGAACGATCTGACTCGCGCACACACCGTCACAGACAGACTAGACTACGGGATGGTGATGGTCAACGAAACGCCCAACACGTGGCCACAGACTCCATTTGGCGGCACGAAACAGAGCGGCCACGGCCGAGCACAGGGCGAGCAAGCCATCGAGAGCTACACTGAGGTGAAAAACGTCCACATCAACCTCGGCTGA